CAGATGAATTGTATTTCTGTTCGAAATCTTCTTTAGTCATTTCTATTTTTGAGCTCTTTTCGAAATCATATTTCTGTTGCTCATTATTCAAAATATTATAAATCAGAATCTTTCCAATCAAAACTTCTCCTACTCCAAGAATCATTTTTATGACTTCATTGGCCTGAAACATTCCGATAATTCCAACTGAAACACCAATTACACCAGCGTCCTCACAATTCAATGCACTATTATTTTCATCTGGATACAAACATCTATATGCTGGCCCGTTTTGATAATTGAAAACAGAAACTTGTCCCTGAAATCTAAAAATAGATCCATAAACCATTGGTTTATTGGTTACGAGACAAGCATCATTAATCAAATATTTAATGGCAAGATTATCTGTTGCATCAACAATTATATCGTATTTTTCAAATAAGGAAATAGCATTTTTTGCTGATAATTTTTCAGAAAAAGCATGTACTTTAATCTCAGGATTTAACTGCGAAATCATCAATTTAGCTTCCTTAGCTTTAGAATTTCCAACAACAGAACTTTTGTAAATTACCTGTCTATGAAGGTTCGAAATTTCGATAAGATCATCGTCAATAATTCCGATTTCACCCACTCCCGCTCCAGCCAAATAAGGCAGAACTGCAGCTCCCAAACCTCCGGCACCAACAACCAGAACTTTAGATTTCAGTAATTTGCACTGGCCAACATCTCCTATCTCAGGAAGAATAATTTGTCTGTTATATCGTGAAGTTTCGCTCATTAGTTTTAGTTTTATCCTCCGGCAAATGGTGGCAATAATGCTACAATATCACTAATATGTAAAGTATAATCTGAAGTTTTAGAAACTATTTTCTGATTCACAGCAACGCTGAAAGTCAGCGATTCAAACTCATATTTATTGTTTAAATCCTGTAATAATTGCTGCAATGATACTTCTTCCGAAAAAGATAATTTTTCGAATTCACATTTTGTTTTTTCAGCAACAGCTCCAAAATATTTAACCTCGATCATTTTTATAAATTTAAATTCTGAAAAATAAATTCGTCTTCAAAGTGTTCTTGAAAATACGAAATCCAACTTGATGTATTTCTCACTACTTCGCCAATCACAATAATTGCAGGCGATGATATATTTTTTTCAGCCACCAATTTAGTAATTGTATTGATAGTTCCAATTACTTTTTGTTCTGAGTTTTTTGTTCCATTTTGGATAATCGCAATGGGCAGATCGTCATTTCTGTTTTCTTGATAGATCGAAATGATTTCGTCTAATTTATGCATTCCCATTAAAATAACCACCGTTGCTGCCGATTTTGATGCTAACAAAATATCTTTTGACAATTTATGGTCTGATGTCGTTCCTGTAATAACCCAGAAACTTTCAGCAACTTTTCGCTGTGTCAAACTTATTCCGACTGAAGCTGGAACTCCTAAAGCAGATGAAATTCCTGGAACAATAGCTGTTTCGATTCCAAAATCTTCAGCAAATTCGATTTCTTCACTTCCTCTTCCAAAAACAAACGGATCGCCACCTTTTAAACGAACAACATGTCCATAACGATTTGCCATAGAAACAATCAATTCGTTAATCTGATCTTGTGTGTAAGCGTGACAGCCCAAACGTTTTCCAACAAAAACAATTTCTGCATTTGATGCATATTTCAGTAATTCTTCGTTTACTAAAGCATCGTACAAAACCACATCGGCACTTTTTAAAGCTTTAATTGCTTTCATAGTAATCAATTCAACGTCGCCTGGACCTGCGCCTATAATCGTCAATTTTGGTGTTTTTAAATTTCGCATAGTCTTCAAGTTAAATTGATATTCAGATCATTTAATTCGTCTGCCGAATTGATATTGGTCAAATGATAATTTTCACTTTCTTCGATATTGATAATCTGATGCGGCAATTTGGCTAGCAGATCCATCATTTTTAATTCATTAGAATCAATGGCTTCTTTTATAACCGGAACAATATTTTTTGAATAAATTCCGATTAATGGATGGGTTTTACTTTCGGATTCAAAAACTGTAATACCTGCTTCTTGAGTATGTTTTGAAATTAATTCCTGCAATAATTCGGTTGAAATTAACGGAATATCACAACTTAAAATCAAATTGAATTCGGTTTCAGAATGTGATAATGCCGTGTAAATCCCTCCCAACGGCCCTTTGTCTACTACTAAATCCTGTATTTTTTGATAGGGTAAATAATCGTATTCTTTTGATCCTGTAATCAGCTTAATTTGATCTGTTATGGGTAAAATTGCCTGAATGATATGTTCTATAAATGGTTTATCTTGAAACAAAACCAATCCTTTTTCTGACTGCATTCTGGTGCTTTTTCCTCCGCAAAGAATAAATACTGTTAGTGTTTCCATGGTTTTTTTGTTTCAGGTTTCAAGTTTTATGCTGAATGAGAAAAATTTACTCGCAACTTTAAAATTAAGTCGCCAAGCTGAATTGCTACAAAGCTTTGCGTGCTTTGCGGTTCAATTCAATTTATTTTCAAGGAAAAATCAATTTAACGCTTGCCATTAAAATTACTGTCCCTAATACCATTTTTAATGTTCTGTTAGAGAAAGAGCCACTTCCGTAAAAACCTCCTAACATTCCTCCTACTATAGCAATTGGAACGAGATAGAAACTTTCCATCGGAATAGTTTTCCCTCCTAAAAAGAATCCTAACATTCCGGCAAATGAATTCACAAAAATGAATAAACTCGATATTGCCGCCGATTCTTTTACTGATGCCCATCCTAAAAATAATAGAATCGGACTTAATATAATTCCGCCGCCTATTCCCAGCATTCCAGATAACAATCCGATAGCAAAACCAATTGCCAAAGCAAACGGAAGATTGATTTTTACTTCTTCTTTTTCTTTAAAATTAAAAACTCCAAACAATCTCAACGCTGCAAAAACCAATACAATTCCTAAAACAATTTTATAAATCGCATTATCTAAGGTGATAAAACCTCCAATAAACGCTGCTGGAATCGATGCTATCGCAAACGGATAAAATAGCTTGGGTTTGAAATAATTGTTTTTATAATAAAACAAAAACGAAATACTCGAAACAAATAAATTCAACAGCAAAGCCGATGGCTTCATTACAGAAACTGGAAAAGCAAAAATGCTCATCAAGGCCAAATATCCCGAAGCTCCGCCGTGCCCTACACTTGAATATAAAAATGCTATTATAATTAAGGCAAAACTGAATAATAATATATTTTCGGAAGTTAGGAGACTCATATTTTTGTTTAATCGTTTATTTGGTTTACTGTTTAATCGTTTTTATTTGCTATGTGTTTTTAATTATATAGCGCTTTTCGTTTTTTATCTAAAATCTATCTCTTTATTCTTTATTCTTTATTCTATCTAAAAAACTCTAATCAATCGGCAGAATCGTTACCGACTCGCCTTTTTTAATATTTTCGACATCCTGGGGCACTATTACTAATCCATTCGCTACAGCGAAAGAATTTAGCATTGCAGAACTTTGTCCATCTAAAATTTCAACACTTGTTTCATTGTATAATGCTTTCAAAAAAAGTGTTTTACCTATGTTATTTACGATGTCATTGTCTAATTTTCGAATAATCTTCGGTAAATGTGTATTAGAGAACCCCATACGGTTTTTGACTGCTGGATATACATAAATATAAAAATTGGTCAGAGACGAAGCGGGATTTCCTGGTAGCGCAAAAACCAAAGTATCTTTTTTAGAACCAAAAAACATTGGTTTTCCAGGTTTTTGATTGATCTTGTAAAAAAGCTCTTCTACTCCATTTTTCAATAGTGCTTCTTTTACAAAATCATAATCCCCAACAGAAATTCCGCCAGATATAAGCACAATATCATTCTTCTCAAGAATGGACTTCAATGCTTTTTTTGTCGCTTTTAAATTGTCTTTAACAGTATGAACTTTGATTTTATTAACTCCAATAGTCTGCAATGCAGCCTGAAGCATTACAGAGTTGCTTTCGTAAATTTTGCCTTTTGAAAGTTTTTTACCTGGTTTTACTAATTCATTTCCTGTGACTAAAATAGCCACTTTCGGTTTTTTAAAAACTGTTATTTCAGTAATTCCTAAACACGCTAAAAAACCAATTGCCGCCGGCGTAATCAATGTATTAGCTTCAAAAACAACATCTTCTGCATTAATCTGTTCCCCCTTACTTCTTACATTAGCAAACGGTTCTGGCATTTTTGCAATTAAAATTGAATCTCCGTTTACCATTACATGTTCTTGCATAACAACGGTATCGGCATCATTAGGAACATAAGCACCAGTAAAAATACGAACAGCTTGAGTCTCTTTAAGTTTTATATTGGCATGATCTCCAGCTTGAGAAATACCTACCACATCAAACTGATGTCTTCGTGAATGAATAAAAGCATAACCATCCATTGCTGACTGGCGAAAAGGAGGCATTGAAATTGGCGAATAAATTGTTTCTGCTAAAATATATCCCAAAGCTTTATGCACTGAAATTTTCTGAGTGGACAAAACAGAACTATTTGCTGCAACAATTTCTAAAGCTTCTTTTACTTCTATCATTTCTTTGGATTATAAAACTAAGTAAAAATACTTAATACAAATATAAGTATTTATCATTAGGTTGATTAAAAAATTTAAATTTTCTTTTTGCGATGTATAAAATTACTCTAATTTATTCAAAATCAACTTTAAATTCAAGTTTAGATTTTAAATAATAAACAGTAAAAAAGCTTTTCACGCCTTTTTTTGTCGTTTTTATCATTTAGAAATCTGTTTAGAGCTATTTTCAAATTAAAAATAAAGTGTAAAATACTACAATTTTACTTAATTTCTAAGATTTCTTTTAACATTTATTGTAAACTCAAAGATCTTGTCAACACCTTTAAAATAAGGCGATGAGTGAAATTATCTTTTTTAGAATATCTCTCTACATGCATATTTTTCAAAAAAAAATCAACAAACTTTTGGTTTTTATTATATAAAATTTAACTTTGTCTATAGGATTAGTAGAGTTTAAGATAATATTTCCAACTATAAAAATTATTATTGTGAAAACAACAGAAAGCATATCGCGTTACATTCTTCCTAAAAAATACACTTATAGCACTATTTGTTATATGTGTTTCTGTTGTTAATAATCTACCTTTATTTTGTTTGCCTTTAGAATACATATCAAAGCAAATCAAAAAAAAACACCACCAAAAATATTTACTGAATTTTAACCAAAAATCTCTCCGATGCATTCAATTGTGTTGGATCAGATTCTTGAAATCCTACCTATTATTCAACAAATTAAATAACTAACAACTAAAAAAACTAAAATGAAAACATTGCAAACGTGCTGCTGTAAATAAAAAAAGCCATTTCTGCGGCAACAGAAATGGCAAGGCTTAAAGAACATTTATCACTAAATCAAGAACACTTTTAGAGTGCTGTATAAACAGTGCTCAGGGCGTCTTGTTAATTACTTAAAACCAACACAAAGAAATGAAAAAAAAGTTAAACATACACATACTGCTGTTTCTACTCTTGATAATGGCAGGATTACAAGCCCAAAATACCACGCCGCTTATCCAATCTAAACTTGACGGAACTGTTGTAGATGCCATTACAAATCAGCCTATTATAGGTGCTTCTGTAACCATTAAAGGAACAACTCACGGGGTTGTAACCGATGCAGAAGGAAAATTTTATTTTCAGACGGGACAGAAATTTCCTTACACTTTGATTGTAACTTACATCGGATATAAAAAAATTGAAGTAATTGTTGAGAAAAATCCAGTAATCATTAACCTTAAAGAAGAACGCCAAGAACTAGACGAATTGGTTGTGGTAGGTTACGGAACTCAAAAAAGAAAAGACATTACAGGTTCTGTAGCTTCAGTTCCAAAAGCCAATTTATCTCAAGTAACTTCATCGGCAGATAATCTTTTAAGAGGTGCTGTTGCGGGAGTTGTAGTTACGCAAAGTTCTGGTCGTCCGGGTGCTTCTTCTAGCGTTCGTATTCGTGGAGGGAACTCTATTACTGCTGGTAACGAACCTTTATATGTTGTAGACGGAATCTTAATTTACAATGACAACAGTAACAGCGGCGCTGGAGTAACGTATGCTGGTGCTAGTGTAAATGTCCTGTCAACTATAAACCCTGCCGATATTGAATCGATAGAAGTCCTAAAAGATGCATCGGCGACCGCTATTTACGGTTCTCGCGGTGCAAACGGAGTTGTAATTATTACGACTAAAAAAGGAACAAAAGGACAAGATAATATCTCGTACCAAGGCTATTTCGGTTTCCAGAATATTTCAAAAAAATTAAAATTAATGAATGCCAGCGAATGGGCAAGTTTAAGAAACGACGTCCAAGCAAGTATTGGCCAAGCTCCTTCTTTTTCAGCTGCCCAAATCGAAGCTTTAAAGACTTCTGGAAATTACGATTGGCAATCGGCAGCATTTGTAACTGCAGCACCTGTTCAAAGTCATAATCTATCTTTTTCTGGCGGTGACGAAAAATCAAGATATGCTATTTCGGCAGGTTATTTTGATCAGGATGGTATTGTATTAGGTTCTGATTTTAAACGTATTTCACTACGCGCCAATTATGAACGAAACTATTCGCAGAAATTCAAATTTGGCGTAAATGCAAACTATACCAATTCAATTGCAAACGGAGTGGGTACAAATGGTGGTGCAGCAGCTGGAAGAAATCCAAACCCGCTTGTAAGTGTGGTTTTGAATGCTCCTGTTGTTCCTATTAAAAATGCAGATGGAAGCTATAATGTAACTGACAATCCTTACGCAACTTCTGTAAATGGTTATATTCCGAACCCAATTAACGACTTGGATAATACAACTAACGAAACTAAACTAAACAGAATCCTAACTAGTTTATTTTGCGAATATAAATTCAACAAAGAATTAACTGCGAAAGTGGCAGTGAGTGGTGATGTTTTAAACACAAAACAAAATTACTATGCTCCTTCAAACACAACGACAGGAGCCGGGACAAAAGGTTTAGCTTCTATCGGAGAAAGATCTGTCGGTTCTGTTTTGAATGAAAACACATTAAATTACAACACCCATTTTGGCGAAAATCATAAATTTTCTGCTTTAGGAGGTTATACGCTTCAATATACAAAAGGCGAAGTTGTAAATGCTGGAGCTCAAACTTTTGTTAATGATGCCAATACTTACAATGCTATTCAAGATGGTGTTCCAGTAAAACCATATAGTGATGCTTATGAAAGTGTTCTAAAATCTTGGTTAGCGAGAGTAAATTACTCTTATAAAGGAAAATACAATTTAACCTTATCTGGACGCGCAGACGGTTCTTCTAGATTTGGTTCAGAATCGCTTTGGGGCTATTTCCCTTCTGCAGGATTTTCATGGAATATTACCGATGAAGAATTTGCCAATAACATTAAAGGTGTAACCGAAGCAAAACTGAGAATTACAGCGGGAACAACAGGAAACCAAGAAATTGGAAACTATCTGCCTTTGGCTTCAATGGGATCTGTAAATTATTCTTTTGGAGGAACATTATACACAGGTCTAGCGCCTACCCGATTGGCAAATCCAGATTTGAAATGGGAAAAAACAAATCAGTACAACGTTGGACTGGATTTATCCTTATTGGACCGAAAAATCAATTTTGTTTTTGATGTGTATTACAAAAAAACAAAAGACCTGTTAATTAATGTTCCAGTACCGTTGAGTTCTGGTTATGCGACAGTGCTTCAGAACATTGGAGGAGTTGAAAATAAAGGTTTTGAGGTTGGTTTAACAACTGAAAACATCAAAACAGAAAACTTCGCCTGGAACTCCAACATCGTATTTTCTTTAAATAGAAATAAAGTTACTGAGATTGGAAATGGTGTAAACGAATTTTTCCCAGTAGTTCCAAATGGTTCTTTGTTGCAGCAGCAGCCTGTTATTGTAAAAGTTGGCCTGCCTTTGGGAAGTTTCTGGGGATACAAAACCAACGGAATTTTCCAGACTCAGGAAGAAGTTAATACACAGCCAAAAATCAACAGTTTAGCAAATACAAAAGTTGGAGATAGAAAATATGTAGATACCAATGGAGATGGTGTTATTACAGCACTTGACAAAGGAAATTTAGGCACTTCTCAGCCCAAATTTGTTGGAAGTTTCAGTAACACTATTTCCTACAATGATTTTGATTTGAACTTTTCATTTCAAGGAGCTTACGGAGGAAAAATCTTCAATGCTTTAAATCAGCAATTAGAAATTTCGACTCTTGGAACCAATGCTGCGTCAACTCTGAATGACAGATGGACACCAACAAACCCGAGTAATGAAATTCCTAGAGCATCTAGTTCTCCGCTTGGAATTGTTTCAGAACGTTATGTAGAAGATGCTTCTTTCTTACGATTAAAACTAATCACTTTAGGATACACTTTACCTAAAAGCGTTTCTAAAAAATTGGGAACAAAAAGCGTAAAATTCTATATCTCAGCAGAAAACCTCATCACGTGGACCAAATACACTGGATATGATCCAGAGGTAAGTTCATACGAACAAAATAACTTATATCCGGGAATCGATTTTGGTTCTTATCCAAACTCCAAAACATTCATCTCGGGCTTGAACGTAACTTTCTAAGTAAAAAAATATATAATGAAAAAGATAATCATAACATTCCTTTTAAGTGCCGGTCTTTTCGTATCGTGCGCTGACCTTGAGGTAACACCTACCTCTTTTGTAACCGAAGACAATTATTTTATCACGCAAGACGATGCTACTGCAAGTGTAACTGCTGTTTACGCTTCTTTAAGTATTGATCCCGGTGAACAGAGTTTGTTTGGAAGAAACCTTTATTTCTTAACTGATATGGGTTCTGATTACGCAGCGGCAGGGGTTTCTGCTACCAACCCACAGGTTAGGGCAATGAGCAGTTTAACGCACGATGCTACTAATGACCGTGTTCAGGTAGCATGGAGACAAATTTACAACGGAATCAACAGAGCCAATGTGTCTATTGATAATATTCAAAAAGTTTCTGGTTCAGAAGTAATTAAAACTAGGTTAATTAATGAAGCCAAATTTATTAGAGGTCTCTTGTATTTTCAGGCAGTTCGTCTTTGGGGCGGAGTTCCTATTGTTTTACATGAAGCGACTTCTATCAATTTAGGTGATTTAAAAACCAATCGTTCTACGGCTGATGAAGTTTACAATCAAATCATTAAAGATTTAACAGATGCTGAAGCTTTGCCTAAAACCTACACCGCGGCAGATGCTGGACGCGCTACTTCTGGAGCTGCCAAAGCCATTTTAGCAAAAGTATATCTGACTCGAAAAGACTGGCCAAATGCTATTGCAAAATCTAGAGAAGTAATTGATGGCGGTTACGGATATGCTTTGTTTGAAGATTTTCAGGATATTTTCACCAAAACAAAAAAGAACGGAAAAGAGCATATTTTCTCTGTTCAATTTGAACCCAATCAAGCAGGAAACGGTTCTAGCGGAAGTACTTTTCAATCAACATCATTTACTGGGTTTACTGCAACAGAACCAGCAGATATTATCTCAGACGTAGCGTTGTTTTATGACATTTATGCTCCTGGAGATAAAAGAAGAGATGTGAGTTACGCCAAACAATTGTTGAATCCGACAACTGGAACACTTTATACTTTTCCGAAACCAATCTTCAAAAAATACTTGGATTTATCCAATTTGGCCACTCCTGGAAACGTAGCGATCAACTTTCCTGTTATTCGTTATGCGGATATTCTTTTGTCTTTAGCGGAAGCGATAAATGAACAAGGCGGACCAACGGCAGAAGCATACGAATTAATCAATCAAGTAAGAAGAAGGGCTTTTGGAAAGCCTATTACAACTCCAGATGCTGCTGTTGATTTATCTGGATTAAATCAGAGCACATTTAGAGCGGCGATTCAGGAAGAACGAAAAAAAGAATTTGTTCAGGAAGGACAAAGATGGTTTGACTTAGTACGATGGGGAACATTGGTTACTGAAGTGAAAAAAGTAACGGCTAAAAACTCGGTTTCAGAACGAAATAACCTGTACCCGATTCCGCAAAGCGAAAGAAACATCAACCCTGATGGATTACCTCAAAACCCAGGTTATTAAAAAATTTAAACACATAGAGACATAGATATAATTTTTAAAATAAAAGGAATTAAAGAGAAACATGTTTCTCACACATAGCTATGTGAATTTAAACAAGTGAAAAGCCTTTTACCACAAAGCAAGTCTATGATTCTATGTGTTGAAAAAATAAGAACCATTATTTAAATAACTAAAAAACTATAAACAATGAAAAAATTTAAAAATAGCATTGCAGTCAAAAGTCCGAAGAAAGGGCTTTTGATCACTGCTTTCCTGATTGCACAATTGGGAATAGCGCAGGAACAGACAGAATTTAAAGGAGTAATCGGAAAAACATTGGCAGATTCTAAAGAATATTGGCCAGATCCTGTAACAGCACCAAAAGGAGCTCCAAATATTGTTTGGATTCTTTTAGATGATGTCGGATTTGGAGCTTCAAGCACTTTTGGAGGCTTGATTAATACGCCTACTTTTGATAATCTGGCAAATAATGGTCTACGTTATACCAACTTCCATACAACAGCAATTTGTGCACCTACTCGTGCCGCGTTATTGACAGGAAGAAATTCAGGAAGAGTTCACGTAAGCGGATTTTCTCATACTATTTTATCTGCTGGTTTCCCAGGTTGGGACGGAAGAATTCCTTCTGATAAAGGAACAATTGCAGAGATTTTACGTGACAACGGTTACAACACTTTTGCAGTTGGAAAATATGGTGTTACGCCAGATGAAGATGCTACAGATGCAGGTCCGTTTGACAGATGGCCAACTGGAAAAGGCTTCGATCATTTCTACGGATTCTTAGGTTCTCAAACCGATCAGTACAATCCTGATTTAGTGGAAGATCAAGTTCATATTAAACCTGACGGACGTCATTTAAACGAATTGATTACAGACAAAGCCATCAGTTATATTCAGAAACAGCAAAAAGCGGCACCAGGAAAACCTTTCTTCTTGTATTATGCGCCGGGAGCAGTTCACGCGCCTCATCAGGTAGCTGAAAAATGGGTGGAGCCTTATAAAGGAAAATTTGATGAAGGCTGGGATGTTTACCGCGAAAAAGTATTGGCAAACCAAAAGAAATTGGGAATATTTCCTCAAAATGCAGGACTGCCAGATCGCAACGCTTTAATTACTGAATGGAAAAAATTAACTCCAGACCAAAAGAAAGTATACGCAAGATTCATGGAAGTTTATGCCGGATTCCTAACGTATACCGATTATGAAATTGGAAGAGTTGTGGATTATTTAAAACAAAGCGGACAGCTGGACAACACTTTAATTTTTGTGGCAATTGGTGATAATGGAGCCAGTAAAGAAGGAACATTGCAAGGAACAATCAACCAGAGTTTGTTTGCTCAAGGAAAAACGGATGAAGAAAACTTTCAAAGTAATTTGAACAATATCGGCGAAATTGGAACGGCAAAAGGTTTAAACACCAATTATCCTTTAGGATGGGCACAAGCAACCAATGCTCCTTTCAAAAACTGGAAACAAGATGCGCAATCTGAAGGCGGAACTCGTAATCCTTTAATTGTTTTTTATCCAAACGGAATTAAAGATAAAGGCGGCATTAGAAACCAATACAGCCATGTAACCGATTTGCTTCCTACTACTTTGGCTATTGCCGGAATTAAAGCTCCAGAATATATCAAAGGAATCAAACAAGATATTATTCAAGGTTCTTCTTTCCAAGCTTCTTTGGATAATCCGAAAGCCGAATCATTACACAAAGTGCAGTATTACTACATTTTTGGAAACAGAGCAATTTATAAAGACGGATGGAAAGCTTCTGCAGCACATTTACCAGATTCTTTTGCTGTAAAAAAATCTTTGGGAAGCAACGAAAAACCTGCTCCAAGCAATTTTGATACAGATGTTTGGGAACTATACAATCTAAACGAAGATTTTAACGAACGTAACAATCTGGCGAAAAAATATCCTGAAAAACTGGCTGAACTTCAAAAGCTATTTGACGAACAAGCCAAAGAAAACAACGTCTATCCTTTGATCGATTGGCAGGATGTTTACAATAGAAGAATTCACAATACAAGCGCCGACAAAGGAAAAACAGTTTCTGACTTAATCAAACAAGCAACTAAACCTGGAGGAACCAATAA
The Flavobacterium humidisoli DNA segment above includes these coding regions:
- the moeB gene encoding HesA/MoeB/ThiF family protein, producing the protein MSETSRYNRQIILPEIGDVGQCKLLKSKVLVVGAGGLGAAVLPYLAGAGVGEIGIIDDDLIEISNLHRQVIYKSSVVGNSKAKEAKLMISQLNPEIKVHAFSEKLSAKNAISLFEKYDIIVDATDNLAIKYLINDACLVTNKPMVYGSIFRFQGQVSVFNYQNGPAYRCLYPDENNSALNCEDAGVIGVSVGIIGMFQANEVIKMILGVGEVLIGKILIYNILNNEQQKYDFEKSSKIEMTKEDFEQKYNSSENEIEEIKFEFIFDELENDEVLFLDVRNEDELPKINLKNSLQIPLVNLENEIKKLNSNQTIYVFCQSGIRSKIAVELLQKHQFKNIKSIAGGALAMKESLHEKSILINK
- a CDS encoding MoaD/ThiS family protein, which encodes MIEVKYFGAVAEKTKCEFEKLSFSEEVSLQQLLQDLNNKYEFESLTFSVAVNQKIVSKTSDYTLHISDIVALLPPFAGG
- the cobA gene encoding uroporphyrinogen-III C-methyltransferase, producing the protein MRNLKTPKLTIIGAGPGDVELITMKAIKALKSADVVLYDALVNEELLKYASNAEIVFVGKRLGCHAYTQDQINELIVSMANRYGHVVRLKGGDPFVFGRGSEEIEFAEDFGIETAIVPGISSALGVPASVGISLTQRKVAESFWVITGTTSDHKLSKDILLASKSAATVVILMGMHKLDEIISIYQENRNDDLPIAIIQNGTKNSEQKVIGTINTITKLVAEKNISSPAIIVIGEVVRNTSSWISYFQEHFEDEFIFQNLNL
- a CDS encoding molybdenum cofactor guanylyltransferase; this translates as METLTVFILCGGKSTRMQSEKGLVLFQDKPFIEHIIQAILPITDQIKLITGSKEYDYLPYQKIQDLVVDKGPLGGIYTALSHSETEFNLILSCDIPLISTELLQELISKHTQEAGITVFESESKTHPLIGIYSKNIVPVIKEAIDSNELKMMDLLAKLPHQIINIEESENYHLTNINSADELNDLNINLT
- a CDS encoding sulfite exporter TauE/SafE family protein, whose translation is MSLLTSENILLFSFALIIIAFLYSSVGHGGASGYLALMSIFAFPVSVMKPSALLLNLFVSSISFLFYYKNNYFKPKLFYPFAIASIPAAFIGGFITLDNAIYKIVLGIVLVFAALRLFGVFNFKEKEEVKINLPFALAIGFAIGLLSGMLGIGGGIILSPILLFLGWASVKESAAISSLFIFVNSFAGMLGFFLGGKTIPMESFYLVPIAIVGGMLGGFYGSGSFSNRTLKMVLGTVILMASVKLIFP
- the glp gene encoding gephyrin-like molybdotransferase Glp yields the protein MIEVKEALEIVAANSSVLSTQKISVHKALGYILAETIYSPISMPPFRQSAMDGYAFIHSRRHQFDVVGISQAGDHANIKLKETQAVRIFTGAYVPNDADTVVMQEHVMVNGDSILIAKMPEPFANVRSKGEQINAEDVVFEANTLITPAAIGFLACLGITEITVFKKPKVAILVTGNELVKPGKKLSKGKIYESNSVMLQAALQTIGVNKIKVHTVKDNLKATKKALKSILEKNDIVLISGGISVGDYDFVKEALLKNGVEELFYKINQKPGKPMFFGSKKDTLVFALPGNPASSLTNFYIYVYPAVKNRMGFSNTHLPKIIRKLDNDIVNNIGKTLFLKALYNETSVEILDGQSSAMLNSFAVANGLVIVPQDVENIKKGESVTILPID
- a CDS encoding SusC/RagA family TonB-linked outer membrane protein, whose translation is MKKKLNIHILLFLLLIMAGLQAQNTTPLIQSKLDGTVVDAITNQPIIGASVTIKGTTHGVVTDAEGKFYFQTGQKFPYTLIVTYIGYKKIEVIVEKNPVIINLKEERQELDELVVVGYGTQKRKDITGSVASVPKANLSQVTSSADNLLRGAVAGVVVTQSSGRPGASSSVRIRGGNSITAGNEPLYVVDGILIYNDNSNSGAGVTYAGASVNVLSTINPADIESIEVLKDASATAIYGSRGANGVVIITTKKGTKGQDNISYQGYFGFQNISKKLKLMNASEWASLRNDVQASIGQAPSFSAAQIEALKTSGNYDWQSAAFVTAAPVQSHNLSFSGGDEKSRYAISAGYFDQDGIVLGSDFKRISLRANYERNYSQKFKFGVNANYTNSIANGVGTNGGAAAGRNPNPLVSVVLNAPVVPIKNADGSYNVTDNPYATSVNGYIPNPINDLDNTTNETKLNRILTSLFCEYKFNKELTAKVAVSGDVLNTKQNYYAPSNTTTGAGTKGLASIGERSVGSVLNENTLNYNTHFGENHKFSALGGYTLQYTKGEVVNAGAQTFVNDANTYNAIQDGVPVKPYSDAYESVLKSWLARVNYSYKGKYNLTLSGRADGSSRFGSESLWGYFPSAGFSWNITDEEFANNIKGVTEAKLRITAGTTGNQEIGNYLPLASMGSVNYSFGGTLYTGLAPTRLANPDLKWEKTNQYNVGLDLSLLDRKINFVFDVYYKKTKDLLINVPVPLSSGYATVLQNIGGVENKGFEVGLTTENIKTENFAWNSNIVFSLNRNKVTEIGNGVNEFFPVVPNGSLLQQQPVIVKVGLPLGSFWGYKTNGIFQTQEEVNTQPKINSLANTKVGDRKYVDTNGDGVITALDKGNLGTSQPKFVGSFSNTISYNDFDLNFSFQGAYGGKIFNALNQQLEISTLGTNAASTLNDRWTPTNPSNEIPRASSSPLGIVSERYVEDASFLRLKLITLGYTLPKSVSKKLGTKSVKFYISAENLITWTKYTGYDPEVSSYEQNNLYPGIDFGSYPNSKTFISGLNVTF
- a CDS encoding RagB/SusD family nutrient uptake outer membrane protein — translated: MKKIIITFLLSAGLFVSCADLEVTPTSFVTEDNYFITQDDATASVTAVYASLSIDPGEQSLFGRNLYFLTDMGSDYAAAGVSATNPQVRAMSSLTHDATNDRVQVAWRQIYNGINRANVSIDNIQKVSGSEVIKTRLINEAKFIRGLLYFQAVRLWGGVPIVLHEATSINLGDLKTNRSTADEVYNQIIKDLTDAEALPKTYTAADAGRATSGAAKAILAKVYLTRKDWPNAIAKSREVIDGGYGYALFEDFQDIFTKTKKNGKEHIFSVQFEPNQAGNGSSGSTFQSTSFTGFTATEPADIISDVALFYDIYAPGDKRRDVSYAKQLLNPTTGTLYTFPKPIFKKYLDLSNLATPGNVAINFPVIRYADILLSLAEAINEQGGPTAEAYELINQVRRRAFGKPITTPDAAVDLSGLNQSTFRAAIQEERKKEFVQEGQRWFDLVRWGTLVTEVKKVTAKNSVSERNNLYPIPQSERNINPDGLPQNPGY